A section of the Candidatus Eisenbacteria bacterium genome encodes:
- a CDS encoding sigma-70 family RNA polymerase sigma factor has protein sequence MGSSPEERRLVARARAGEEGAFRSLLRRHQRDVFNLAFRILRNREDAEDAAQEVFLRIYRSLEQYDPERPFRNWLLRITHNLCIDWLRRRRIATVSLGEPLRQDEGEIEWELPDPSAADPLETLLGKEERELVEEAIAKLGPTLRSAIVLRHVQGLRYEEIADVLGIPLGTVKVRLFRARAAIAELLGRKLEREGR, from the coding sequence ATGGGGTCCTCGCCGGAGGAACGAAGGCTCGTCGCGCGGGCTCGCGCCGGCGAAGAGGGCGCGTTCCGCTCTCTTCTCCGCCGGCACCAGAGGGATGTCTTCAACCTCGCCTTCCGGATCCTCCGCAACCGAGAGGACGCGGAAGACGCCGCCCAGGAGGTGTTCCTTCGGATCTACCGGTCGCTTGAGCAGTACGACCCGGAGCGCCCGTTTCGAAACTGGCTTCTCCGCATCACGCACAACCTCTGCATCGATTGGTTGAGGCGCCGCCGGATCGCCACCGTGTCGCTCGGCGAGCCTCTTCGGCAGGACGAGGGGGAGATCGAGTGGGAGCTCCCCGATCCGAGCGCTGCGGATCCCCTCGAGACGCTTCTCGGGAAGGAAGAGAGGGAGCTCGTGGAGGAGGCGATCGCGAAGCTCGGGCCGACGCTCCGGAGCGCGATCGTCCTCCGGCACGTGCAGGGGCTTCGCTATGAGGAGATCGCGGACGTGCTCGGCATCCCCCTCGGCACGGTGAAGGTCCGGCTCTTCCGCGCGCGCGCGGCAATCGCGGAGCTTCTCGGCCGGAAGCTTGAGAGAGAGGGACGATGA
- the eno gene encoding phosphopyruvate hydratase — MTLIADLHAREVLDSRGNPTLEVECVLEDGGFGRVLVPSGASTGEHEAVELRDGEKDRYLGKGVLRAVRNVNEEIGPELLDCDALDQILVDRILIELDGTANKGRLGANAVLGASLAVARAAADSLGLPLYRYLGGAGARLLPTPMMNVLNGGKHADNNLDIQEFMIVPAGAPSFREALRMGAEIFHTLKNILHEKKLSTAVGDEGGFAPNLRSNEEALALLVEAVEKAGYLPGADVFFALDPAASEFYKDGKYRLAAEKNPVRDPAAMVDYWAGLVDRYPIVSIEDGFAEDDWDGWKRMTERLGGKIQIVGDDLFVTNVDRLRRGIEEGSANSILIKLNQIGTLTETLEAIDLAVRNGFTCVISHRSGETEDSTIADLAVATGVGQIKTGSLCRTDRVAKYNQLLRIEEELGDAARYAGPGAFRRPGK; from the coding sequence ATGACGCTCATCGCGGATCTTCACGCGCGCGAGGTTCTCGATTCGCGCGGAAACCCGACGCTGGAGGTCGAGTGCGTCCTCGAGGACGGTGGGTTCGGACGGGTCCTCGTTCCGTCCGGGGCATCGACCGGCGAGCATGAAGCGGTCGAGCTTCGCGACGGGGAGAAGGATCGCTATCTCGGGAAGGGAGTCCTCCGCGCGGTCCGCAACGTGAACGAGGAGATCGGGCCCGAGCTTCTCGATTGCGACGCTCTCGATCAGATCCTCGTCGATCGGATCCTCATCGAGCTCGACGGCACCGCGAACAAGGGGCGCCTCGGCGCGAACGCGGTTCTCGGCGCGTCGCTTGCCGTCGCGCGCGCGGCGGCCGACTCGCTCGGGCTTCCCCTCTACCGCTATCTCGGGGGGGCCGGCGCGCGCCTTCTCCCGACGCCGATGATGAACGTGCTAAACGGCGGGAAACACGCGGACAACAACCTGGACATTCAGGAGTTCATGATCGTTCCCGCGGGCGCCCCCTCGTTCCGCGAGGCGCTTCGGATGGGCGCCGAGATCTTTCACACATTAAAGAACATCCTCCACGAGAAGAAGCTCTCCACTGCCGTGGGGGACGAGGGCGGGTTTGCGCCGAACCTCCGGTCGAACGAGGAGGCGCTCGCGCTCCTCGTCGAGGCGGTTGAGAAGGCGGGGTACCTTCCCGGCGCCGACGTCTTCTTCGCGCTCGACCCGGCGGCGAGCGAGTTCTACAAGGACGGCAAGTACCGCCTCGCCGCGGAGAAGAACCCGGTGCGGGACCCCGCGGCGATGGTCGACTACTGGGCAGGCCTCGTCGACCGCTACCCGATCGTCTCGATCGAGGACGGATTCGCCGAGGACGACTGGGACGGGTGGAAGCGGATGACCGAACGCCTCGGCGGAAAGATCCAGATCGTCGGCGACGACCTCTTCGTCACGAACGTCGACCGCCTGCGGAGAGGAATCGAGGAGGGCTCGGCGAACTCGATTCTCATCAAGCTGAACCAGATCGGAACGCTCACCGAAACGCTCGAGGCGATCGATCTGGCGGTCCGAAACGGCTTCACGTGCGTCATCTCGCATCGTTCGGGAGAGACGGAAGATTCGACCATTGCCGATCTCGCCGTTGCGACCGGCGTCGGCCAGATCAAGACCGGTTCGCTCTGCCGAACCGATCGAGTCGCCAAGTACAACCAGCTCCTCCGCATCGAGGAGGAGCTCGGAGACGCGGCCCGCTACGCGGGCCCCGGCGCGTTCCGGCGTCCGGGGAAGTAG
- the rsgA gene encoding ribosome small subunit-dependent GTPase A: MADLRTLGWNERLARELAARGSAESAVPARVAAPHRRTYTLFSERGEIEGVLSGKLRNAIGSAAERPAVGDWVLAKPLPNEPRAVIHEVLPRASVFSRKSAGEKTEEQVIAANIDTVFLVSGLDGDFNLARIQRSLFLARESGARPVVVLNKTDLVGDPEPLAEEVEAIAGDAPVVRTSAERREGLDLLLAHLGEGKTGALIGSSGVGKSTIINRLVGREILDVRPVRRERSRGRHTTTRRELIVLGKEGLLIDTPGLREIQLWAGVETLEDAFEEIARLARSCRFRDCGHRIEPGCAVLAALEEGTLDERRYEAYMKMRKELDHLRVKRESLAHLAGKKRWKGIAKMRKEIKKRKG; the protein is encoded by the coding sequence ATGGCGGATCTGCGAACCCTCGGCTGGAACGAGCGGCTCGCCCGGGAGCTGGCGGCGCGGGGGAGCGCGGAGAGCGCGGTTCCGGCGCGCGTCGCCGCTCCCCACCGGCGGACGTACACTCTCTTCTCCGAGCGGGGAGAGATCGAGGGGGTTCTCTCCGGGAAGCTCCGAAACGCGATCGGCTCGGCGGCCGAGCGCCCCGCGGTCGGCGACTGGGTTCTGGCGAAGCCGCTCCCGAACGAGCCTCGAGCGGTGATTCACGAAGTCCTTCCGCGCGCGAGCGTCTTCTCCCGCAAGAGCGCCGGGGAGAAGACGGAAGAACAGGTGATCGCGGCCAACATCGACACGGTCTTCCTCGTGAGCGGTCTCGACGGCGACTTCAATCTCGCGCGGATCCAGCGCTCTCTCTTCCTCGCTCGGGAGAGCGGAGCGAGGCCGGTCGTCGTTCTGAACAAGACGGATCTCGTCGGCGACCCGGAGCCGTTGGCGGAGGAGGTCGAAGCGATCGCGGGGGACGCGCCGGTCGTACGGACGAGCGCGGAGCGACGGGAAGGACTGGACCTCCTCCTCGCGCATCTCGGCGAGGGGAAGACCGGCGCGCTCATTGGATCCTCCGGGGTCGGGAAGTCGACGATCATCAACCGGCTCGTCGGAAGGGAGATCCTCGACGTCCGTCCGGTGCGGAGAGAGAGAAGCCGCGGCCGTCACACCACGACCCGAAGGGAGCTGATCGTTCTCGGAAAGGAAGGCCTTCTCATCGACACCCCCGGTCTTCGGGAGATCCAACTCTGGGCCGGAGTGGAGACGCTCGAGGATGCGTTCGAGGAGATCGCCCGGCTCGCGAGGAGTTGTCGGTTCCGCGACTGCGGGCATCGGATCGAGCCGGGCTGCGCCGTCTTGGCCGCCTTGGAGGAGGGGACGCTCGACGAGAGACGGTACGAGGCCTACATGAAGATGCGGAAGGAGCTCGATCATCTCCGCGTCAAGCGCGAGTCTCTCGCGCATCTCGCCGGCAAGAAGCGCTGGAAGGGGATCGCGAAGATGAGAAAGGAGATCAAGAAGCGGAAGGGATGA
- a CDS encoding GNAT family N-acetyltransferase translates to MRYDVRSRIRRAQDAGLSVRTVDDISDHAPLYAASYDRHGQRPPVPAHVLTQWFRRLHDEGIARAFAAFDSLGRTHAFRIIIKDGPVAYDWVAGADTSLIKQGAPSLLVWRITEELSRDCEFLDFMGANTPSIAAFKAGFGAPLTMYWETRMFRFSFLRALLSLKKWVSRRRR, encoded by the coding sequence TTGCGATATGACGTTCGAAGTCGAATTCGCCGCGCCCAGGATGCAGGGCTTTCCGTCCGGACGGTGGACGACATTTCAGACCACGCCCCTCTCTACGCGGCGAGCTACGATCGCCACGGTCAAAGGCCCCCAGTTCCCGCTCATGTACTCACGCAGTGGTTCCGGCGGTTGCATGACGAGGGGATTGCGAGAGCCTTCGCGGCGTTCGACTCACTGGGAAGAACGCACGCCTTCCGCATCATCATCAAGGACGGTCCTGTCGCCTACGACTGGGTGGCAGGCGCCGACACGAGTCTCATCAAACAGGGAGCCCCGTCGCTGCTCGTGTGGAGGATCACCGAGGAGCTGAGCCGGGACTGTGAGTTTCTCGACTTCATGGGGGCGAACACGCCCTCTATCGCCGCTTTCAAGGCTGGTTTCGGAGCGCCTCTGACGATGTATTGGGAGACTCGAATGTTCCGCTTCTCGTTCCTCCGCGCACTCCTCTCCCTGAAGAAATGGGTCTCTCGCAGGCGCCGCTAG
- a CDS encoding septum formation initiator family protein, whose amino-acid sequence MTDWRAPDRLRFLRVDHRAVFARKQFVRLVLVLAAVWVVHVFLISDHSVFRHTLLEEENQKLRAEIARTESVVDSLDLIAEELEHDRERIERVARERYHLSASGEKSYIFVSVEKSDRPRLLEEALARRRAEREEQEEAERKGERH is encoded by the coding sequence GTGACCGATTGGCGAGCCCCCGACCGTCTTCGTTTCCTTCGCGTGGATCATCGGGCCGTTTTCGCGCGCAAGCAGTTTGTGCGCCTCGTTCTCGTTCTCGCGGCCGTCTGGGTCGTGCACGTCTTCCTGATCAGCGACCACAGCGTTTTCCGGCACACGCTCCTCGAAGAGGAGAACCAGAAGCTGCGAGCGGAGATCGCTCGAACCGAATCGGTCGTCGACTCGCTCGACTTGATCGCAGAGGAGCTCGAGCACGACCGGGAGAGGATCGAACGGGTCGCCCGGGAGCGCTATCATCTCTCCGCGTCGGGAGAGAAGTCATACATCTTCGTATCGGTGGAGAAGTCCGACCGGCCGCGGCTTCTCGAGGAGGCGCTCGCTCGAAGGCGCGCGGAACGCGAGGAGCAGGAAGAAGCGGAAAGGAAGGGAGAAAGGCATTGA